From one Paenibacillus sp. FSL K6-1330 genomic stretch:
- the proS gene encoding proline--tRNA ligase — translation MSKESKDKQFVTEITPQAEDFSRWYIDVIKKADLMDYSPVRGCIVFKPDGYEIWEHIQEELDRRFKATGHRNAYFPLFIPESFFQKEKEHVEGFNPELPWVTEAAGEKLEERLAIRPTSETMFGHMYSKWIQSYRDLPVLINQWANVVRWEKRTLPFLRTSEFLWQEGHTAHETEVEARGETMQMLDIYQQFVEDYLAIPVIKGQKTPSEKFAGAVDTFSIEAMMKDGRAVQAGTSHYMGTNFSQAFDIQYLNRENTLEYAHTTSWGVSTRLIGSLIMVHGDDRGLVLPPKVAPTQVIMIPIGPPKTRDAVVGRTDELFRELKSAGIRVRVDDNPDVRPGWKFNEYEMRGVPVRLEIGPRDMENGVCVLVSRITGEKKIVEQANLTQEVQNMLEQVHQEMFERAKQFREDHFYSVESLDEMKESMEEKRGFTLAGWCGSEACEDTVKQETGATSRNIPFEPSEKKTKCLVCGDDAKHTVLFARAY, via the coding sequence ATGTCTAAGGAATCGAAGGATAAACAATTCGTGACGGAGATTACGCCGCAAGCGGAAGATTTCTCGCGCTGGTATATCGATGTCATCAAAAAAGCGGACCTGATGGATTATTCTCCAGTCAGAGGCTGCATCGTCTTCAAACCGGACGGTTATGAAATTTGGGAGCATATCCAGGAGGAGTTGGATCGGCGCTTTAAGGCGACGGGCCATCGGAATGCGTATTTCCCGCTGTTCATTCCCGAGAGCTTTTTCCAGAAGGAGAAGGAGCATGTCGAAGGATTTAATCCGGAGCTGCCATGGGTAACGGAAGCGGCAGGAGAGAAGCTGGAAGAGCGTCTGGCAATCCGTCCGACTTCTGAAACGATGTTCGGGCATATGTATTCCAAATGGATTCAATCCTATCGTGATCTCCCTGTGCTGATCAACCAGTGGGCCAACGTGGTACGCTGGGAAAAACGCACGCTGCCATTCCTTCGCACGAGCGAGTTTCTATGGCAAGAAGGCCATACTGCTCATGAAACGGAAGTTGAGGCAAGAGGGGAAACCATGCAAATGCTGGATATCTATCAGCAATTCGTAGAGGACTATCTCGCGATTCCGGTAATCAAAGGACAGAAGACACCTTCGGAGAAATTCGCAGGCGCCGTGGATACATTCTCGATCGAAGCGATGATGAAAGACGGACGAGCTGTACAGGCAGGTACTTCGCATTATATGGGTACCAACTTCTCACAAGCTTTTGACATTCAATATTTGAACCGTGAAAATACGCTGGAATACGCTCATACAACATCCTGGGGCGTCAGCACGCGTCTCATTGGTTCCTTGATTATGGTTCACGGGGATGACCGCGGATTGGTGCTTCCTCCTAAAGTCGCGCCAACGCAAGTGATCATGATTCCAATCGGTCCACCGAAGACAAGAGATGCGGTTGTGGGTCGTACGGACGAGCTGTTCCGTGAACTGAAATCAGCAGGCATCCGCGTACGCGTTGACGATAATCCGGATGTGCGTCCAGGCTGGAAATTCAATGAGTATGAAATGCGCGGAGTTCCGGTGCGTCTGGAGATCGGGCCACGTGACATGGAGAATGGCGTGTGCGTGCTTGTCTCCCGCATAACAGGTGAGAAGAAAATCGTAGAACAGGCTAATCTGACACAGGAAGTACAGAATATGCTGGAGCAGGTGCACCAGGAAATGTTCGAGCGCGCGAAGCAGTTCCGTGAGGATCATTTCTATTCCGTGGAATCGCTGGATGAAATGAAGGAAAGCATGGAAGAAAAACGCGGGTTTACCTTGGCAGGATGGTGCGGTTCGGAAGCTTGTGAAGATACTGTCAAGCAAGAAACCGGTGCTACGAGCAGAAACATTCCGTTTGAACCGTCTGAGAAGAAAACCAAGTGTCTCGTATGCGGTGATGATGCGAAACATACGGTGCTGTTCGCGAGAGCGTACTAG
- the nusA gene encoding transcription termination factor NusA — protein MSMDFIEAMNELEREKGISKDVLFEAIEAALISSYKRNFNTAQNVRVDMNRNTGVIKVFARKLIVDEVLDPRTEISLHAAREINPHFQIEDIAEIEVTPRDFGRIAAQTAKQVVTQRIREAERGLIYSAFIDKEDDIVTGTLQRQDLRNIYIDLGKIEAALPLTELMPNEKFKHGDRIKAYITKVENTTKGPQIMLSRTHPGLLKRLFELEVPEIFDGVVEIRSVAREAGFRSKIAVFSRNDEVDPVGSCVGPKGMRVQTIVNELRGEKIDIVRYSDQVEEYVANALSPSKVLEVQVFEDEKMARVIVPDYQLSLAIGIKGQNARLAAKLTGWKIDIKSESQAEQEFGRPKSQSGEMHQDSVSVD, from the coding sequence ATGAGTATGGATTTTATTGAAGCGATGAATGAGTTGGAAAGAGAAAAGGGCATCAGCAAAGATGTGCTGTTTGAAGCCATTGAAGCGGCACTGATCTCGAGTTACAAGCGCAATTTTAACACGGCGCAAAATGTACGGGTAGACATGAATCGCAATACGGGTGTCATCAAGGTGTTCGCGCGGAAGCTGATTGTGGACGAGGTGCTGGATCCGCGGACTGAAATTTCGCTGCATGCGGCCCGGGAAATCAATCCGCATTTTCAGATTGAAGATATAGCGGAAATCGAGGTTACGCCGCGTGATTTCGGACGGATCGCAGCTCAAACGGCAAAGCAAGTTGTTACCCAGCGCATTAGAGAAGCCGAACGAGGCCTGATCTACAGCGCTTTTATTGACAAGGAAGATGATATCGTAACGGGTACGCTGCAGCGCCAAGATTTACGCAACATCTATATCGACCTTGGCAAGATCGAGGCGGCCTTGCCGCTTACCGAGCTTATGCCTAACGAGAAGTTCAAGCATGGCGACCGGATCAAAGCTTACATTACCAAGGTTGAGAACACAACCAAGGGGCCGCAGATTATGCTGTCCCGTACGCATCCGGGCCTCTTGAAGCGCCTGTTCGAGCTTGAAGTGCCGGAAATCTTTGATGGCGTCGTTGAAATTCGCTCGGTTGCGCGTGAAGCTGGATTCCGCTCCAAAATTGCGGTATTTTCCCGCAACGATGAAGTCGATCCGGTTGGTTCTTGCGTAGGACCTAAGGGTATGCGCGTACAGACGATTGTCAATGAGCTTCGCGGCGAAAAAATTGACATCGTGCGTTATTCCGATCAGGTTGAAGAATACGTGGCCAATGCGCTCAGCCCATCCAAAGTACTTGAAGTTCAAGTATTTGAAGATGAGAAGATGGCGCGTGTAATTGTTCCGGATTATCAACTCTCGCTTGCGATTGGGATCAAAGGCCAGAATGCTCGTCTCGCGGCGAAGCTGACAGGCTGGAAGATTGATATTAAGAGCGAAAGTCAGGCGGAGCAGGAATTTGGCAGACCGAAGTCCCAATCAGGTGAAATGCACCAGGATTCCGTCTCTGTCGATTAA
- a CDS encoding PolC-type DNA polymerase III, with protein sequence MGTTEDKRKRFELLIKQGEVPANLVEPYFLDGVIEQVETSKASKDWRITVLKETLVPAEVYRTFCLRIQEKMGHIAKIKFVFRYGSGVPETDIVQEYWGLFLEWAHREIPSVNGWMARAKYEVEDGQVLLSMSDGMSLELARKKQIDAAITRFFGQYFDLTLRVKMQVGDNGQAAYEEFEQRKREEEREVIEQIMSSMEAELDAEDEEEGAVRLQVGYDIKEQPVPLQEIQDEEKKITIQGTIFGLDRKELRNGSTLFTFYLTDFSDSLQMKMFGKTKDDLKVLSLLENGKWVKARGRVEYDRFMQVPELVMIPSDLNEVPSPPSRKDNAAEKRVEFHLHTTMSTMDAVTPIDRYIKTAASWGHKAIAVSDHGGVQCYPDAAKNAKKHGIKMMYGVEANVVNDAVNIVEQAQSIELSSATYVVFDIETTGLSITANKIIELAAVKMNDGKEIDRYATFVNPHERIPYHIQQLTNINDDMVKDAPELEPVLKEFVEFVGDAVLVAHNARFDMGFIQAALKNAGMDTLDNPYLDTLELARLVHPGLKNHRLNTLADKYKVLLESHHRAIDDTIALAGILNGLLSDVDKTKGVKMLDRLNDYVGKDLSNTRPFHCGIYALNMTGKKNLYKLISMSHTEYFKRVPCIPKSKLQEMRDGLLVLSGCEKGEFFETVLNKTEEEAEEIADFYDVLEIQPLTMYMHLVDKGLVGSPEEIKTAISKVVRIGEKLKKPVIATGNVHYLEPRDKLFRDITIHGITGFSPLKDMRKPDAHFRTTEEMLEEFEFLGQNKCYEVVVTNTSELADRFEELELFPDKLFTPILDGADEEIRNTCYDTAKSIYGENLPEVVVARLEKELEPIIKYGFSANYLISEKLVKKSNRDGYLVGSRGSVGSSVVATFLGISEVNPLPAHYICLNSDCKHSEWFLDGSVPSGFDLPDKACPECGNMMKGEGQDIPFETFLGFKGDKVPDIDLNFSGEYQPHAHNFTKEMFGEENVFRAGTIGTVAEKTAFGFAKKYEEHNNKRWRGAELNRLASGCTGVKRSTGQHPGGIVVVPDYIEVEEITPVQFPADDVNAEWKTTHFDYHAFEANLLKLDILGHDDPTMMRMLQDLTGVDPTTIPMNDPKVMSMFNSTEALGVKPEQIRSPVATFGVPEMGTKFVRQMLVESQPSSFADLLQISGLSHGTGVWLGNAQELIKNGTCNIKTVIGCRDDIMLFLIYKAGMDASLAFKITESVRKGRGLSQEWIDEMKKCKVPQWYIDSCLKIQYMFPKAHAAAYVISAVRTAYFKLYYPIEYYATYFSVRAEDFDIELCCQGYEAIYRRIEEIEQLGFGASPKEKGMLPILEMALEMTARGFSFKNIDLYESDALRFKVDGNSLIPPFSALQGIGDNAARNIAAAREFGEFLSIEDFQQKSKASKTAVELLTQMGCFRGLPESNQLSLF encoded by the coding sequence ATGGGCACAACAGAAGATAAAAGGAAGCGATTTGAACTGCTGATCAAGCAGGGAGAAGTTCCGGCCAATCTGGTGGAACCCTATTTTTTGGACGGCGTGATTGAGCAGGTAGAGACAAGCAAGGCCAGTAAGGACTGGAGAATAACCGTCCTGAAGGAGACCTTGGTTCCAGCTGAGGTCTATCGCACATTTTGTCTGAGAATTCAGGAGAAGATGGGGCATATCGCGAAGATTAAATTTGTGTTCCGATATGGAAGCGGCGTTCCCGAAACAGATATCGTGCAAGAATACTGGGGCTTGTTCCTAGAGTGGGCACATCGGGAGATCCCTTCGGTTAATGGATGGATGGCAAGGGCCAAATACGAGGTGGAGGATGGGCAAGTCCTTCTCTCCATGTCGGATGGCATGTCGCTTGAGCTTGCCCGAAAGAAACAGATCGATGCCGCCATTACCCGTTTTTTCGGACAATATTTTGATCTGACGCTGCGCGTGAAAATGCAGGTCGGCGATAATGGCCAGGCGGCTTATGAGGAGTTCGAGCAGAGGAAACGAGAAGAAGAGCGTGAGGTCATCGAGCAGATCATGAGCAGCATGGAAGCTGAGCTGGACGCGGAAGATGAGGAAGAGGGCGCGGTTCGACTGCAGGTTGGGTATGATATCAAGGAACAGCCGGTTCCGCTTCAGGAGATCCAAGACGAAGAGAAGAAAATTACGATTCAGGGAACCATCTTCGGATTGGATCGTAAGGAGCTTCGTAACGGCAGTACGTTATTTACATTCTATCTGACGGATTTCAGCGATTCCTTGCAAATGAAAATGTTTGGCAAGACGAAGGACGATCTTAAGGTATTGAGCCTGCTTGAAAACGGCAAGTGGGTGAAGGCTCGCGGACGGGTTGAATACGACCGGTTTATGCAGGTGCCTGAGCTGGTGATGATCCCGTCTGATCTCAACGAAGTACCGTCGCCTCCTTCGCGCAAGGATAACGCGGCCGAGAAGCGGGTGGAATTCCATCTGCATACGACCATGAGCACGATGGACGCGGTCACGCCGATCGACCGTTATATCAAAACAGCGGCGAGCTGGGGACATAAAGCCATCGCCGTAAGTGATCATGGTGGTGTACAGTGTTATCCTGATGCAGCAAAGAACGCCAAGAAGCATGGGATTAAAATGATGTACGGCGTTGAGGCCAATGTCGTGAATGATGCCGTCAACATCGTGGAACAGGCACAGTCGATTGAACTCAGCAGTGCCACTTATGTGGTATTCGATATTGAAACCACAGGTTTGTCCATTACCGCAAACAAAATCATCGAGCTTGCTGCCGTGAAGATGAACGATGGCAAGGAGATTGATCGATACGCAACCTTCGTTAACCCGCATGAGCGAATTCCATATCATATCCAGCAATTGACCAATATCAATGACGATATGGTTAAGGATGCCCCTGAATTGGAGCCGGTATTGAAAGAGTTTGTTGAATTCGTTGGGGATGCCGTACTTGTGGCTCACAACGCTCGATTTGACATGGGGTTCATTCAGGCAGCACTCAAGAATGCCGGGATGGATACGCTCGACAATCCCTACCTGGATACGCTGGAGCTTGCACGTCTGGTGCATCCGGGACTTAAAAATCATCGTCTTAACACATTGGCAGATAAGTATAAGGTACTGCTCGAAAGCCATCACCGCGCGATTGACGATACGATTGCACTGGCTGGAATCCTGAACGGGCTCCTTAGCGATGTGGACAAAACCAAAGGCGTCAAGATGCTGGACCGCCTCAATGATTACGTCGGTAAGGATCTGTCCAATACCCGTCCTTTCCACTGCGGCATTTATGCTTTGAATATGACGGGCAAGAAAAACTTGTACAAACTGATCTCCATGTCACATACCGAATATTTCAAGCGAGTGCCGTGTATTCCTAAATCCAAGCTTCAAGAGATGCGAGATGGGTTACTGGTGCTATCCGGCTGCGAAAAAGGGGAGTTCTTCGAAACGGTGCTGAACAAAACGGAGGAGGAAGCCGAAGAGATTGCGGACTTCTACGATGTTCTAGAGATTCAGCCATTGACGATGTATATGCATTTGGTGGACAAAGGCTTGGTGGGCAGTCCCGAAGAGATCAAAACCGCAATTTCCAAAGTCGTGCGCATCGGCGAAAAGCTGAAGAAGCCAGTCATCGCCACAGGAAACGTGCACTATCTTGAACCGCGGGATAAGCTGTTCCGGGACATTACCATCCATGGGATTACCGGTTTCAGCCCGCTCAAGGATATGCGCAAGCCTGACGCGCATTTTCGGACTACGGAAGAAATGCTCGAAGAGTTCGAGTTTTTGGGACAAAACAAATGTTATGAAGTTGTTGTAACGAACACTAGCGAGCTGGCCGACCGCTTTGAAGAGTTGGAATTGTTCCCGGATAAGCTGTTTACGCCGATTCTGGATGGCGCGGATGAAGAAATCCGCAACACCTGCTACGACACGGCCAAGTCCATTTATGGCGAGAACTTGCCGGAAGTCGTAGTGGCCCGGTTGGAGAAAGAGCTTGAGCCGATCATTAAATACGGTTTCTCAGCGAACTATTTGATTTCCGAGAAACTGGTGAAGAAATCGAACCGGGACGGCTATTTGGTTGGTTCACGGGGTTCCGTAGGCTCATCCGTCGTTGCCACATTCCTCGGCATATCCGAGGTTAACCCGCTTCCCGCCCATTACATTTGCTTGAACAGCGACTGCAAGCACAGCGAATGGTTCCTGGACGGCAGCGTGCCGAGTGGATTTGACTTGCCGGACAAAGCTTGTCCGGAATGCGGAAACATGATGAAAGGCGAGGGACAGGATATACCTTTTGAAACCTTCCTGGGTTTTAAAGGGGATAAGGTTCCGGATATTGACTTGAACTTCTCCGGTGAATATCAGCCGCATGCCCATAATTTCACCAAAGAGATGTTTGGCGAGGAGAATGTATTCCGTGCCGGAACCATCGGTACCGTGGCAGAGAAGACGGCGTTTGGTTTCGCTAAAAAATACGAGGAACACAACAACAAGCGCTGGCGGGGCGCGGAGTTGAATCGGCTTGCGTCAGGCTGTACCGGCGTCAAGCGAAGCACGGGCCAGCATCCCGGCGGTATTGTCGTTGTGCCGGATTACATCGAAGTGGAAGAGATTACGCCGGTGCAATTCCCTGCGGACGATGTCAACGCCGAGTGGAAAACGACGCATTTCGATTATCATGCCTTTGAAGCGAATTTGCTCAAGCTTGATATACTCGGGCACGATGATCCAACCATGATGAGAATGCTTCAGGATTTGACCGGCGTGGATCCAACGACCATTCCGATGAACGATCCGAAAGTGATGAGCATGTTTAACTCAACGGAAGCGCTGGGCGTCAAGCCGGAGCAAATACGCTCACCGGTGGCCACCTTCGGCGTTCCGGAGATGGGAACCAAATTTGTACGCCAGATGCTGGTGGAATCGCAGCCGTCGAGTTTTGCCGACTTGTTGCAAATCTCAGGTCTATCACATGGAACCGGCGTTTGGCTCGGCAATGCTCAAGAGCTCATCAAGAATGGTACATGCAACATCAAAACCGTTATTGGTTGCCGCGACGATATCATGTTGTTCCTGATTTATAAGGCAGGCATGGATGCTAGCCTCGCATTTAAGATAACAGAAAGTGTGCGTAAAGGCCGGGGGTTGTCACAGGAATGGATTGACGAGATGAAGAAATGCAAAGTGCCGCAGTGGTACATTGATTCCTGTCTCAAAATCCAGTACATGTTCCCGAAAGCCCACGCCGCTGCGTATGTTATCTCAGCGGTGCGGACGGCTTACTTCAAGCTTTATTATCCGATAGAATATTATGCAACGTACTTCTCGGTTCGAGCCGAGGACTTCGATATCGAATTATGCTGTCAGGGCTATGAGGCGATTTATCGCCGAATTGAAGAGATTGAGCAGCTGGGCTTCGGAGCAAGCCCGAAGGAAAAAGGGATGCTGCCAATTCTGGAGATGGCGCTGGAGATGACGGCAAGGGGCTTCTCGTTTAAGAACATCGATCTGTATGAATCGGATGCGCTCCGATTTAAGGTGGATGGAAATTCGCTCATTCCGCCGTTCTCTGCACTGCAGGGCATCGGTGATAATGCCGCCCGCAATATTGCTGCCGCACGTGAATTCGGTGAATTCCTCTCCATAGAGGATTTCCAGCAAAAATCGAAGGCAAGCAAAACCGCCGTGGAACTGTTGACCCAAATGGGATGCTTCCGCGGTCTGCCGGAGAGCAATCAGTTGTCATTGTTCTGA
- a CDS encoding YlxQ family RNA-binding protein — MNRALSQLGLAMRAGKVVTGDEIVLKAIRSSDAKLVILAGDASVNTTKKFRDKCGTYNIPLVIGFDRESLGTSVGKPERVVLAVTDQGFAEMISKKMETMSEVEYIE, encoded by the coding sequence ATGAATAGGGCGCTTTCTCAGCTCGGCCTGGCCATGAGGGCAGGTAAGGTGGTTACCGGGGATGAGATCGTGCTCAAAGCCATCCGGTCTTCTGATGCAAAATTGGTTATTCTGGCGGGTGACGCCTCAGTTAATACAACAAAGAAGTTCCGCGATAAATGCGGTACTTACAATATCCCTCTGGTAATCGGATTTGACCGGGAAAGTCTGGGCACAAGTGTAGGTAAACCCGAGCGGGTTGTGCTGGCAGTTACGGATCAAGGATTCGCAGAAATGATCTCCAAGAAAATGGAGACAATGTCGGAGGTGGAGTATATTGAGTAA
- a CDS encoding YlxR family protein: MKQRKIPLRKCVACQEMMPKKELIRIVRTPEDAVLIDLTGKKSGRGAYLCGKVSCFKLAHKNKALDRALKQHVKPEIYEQLAQDFIKVEDEFLAAKESAADDE, encoded by the coding sequence TTGAAACAGAGAAAGATACCGCTGCGTAAATGTGTAGCGTGTCAGGAAATGATGCCGAAGAAAGAGCTTATCCGGATTGTTAGGACGCCCGAGGATGCTGTCCTGATCGATCTCACCGGCAAAAAATCGGGACGGGGAGCGTATTTATGCGGCAAAGTTTCCTGCTTCAAGCTGGCACACAAAAATAAAGCACTGGATCGAGCGTTGAAACAACATGTGAAACCTGAGATCTATGAACAGTTGGCACAGGATTTCATCAAGGTGGAAGATGAATTCCTGGCTGCAAAAGAGAGTGCTGCCGATGATGAATAG
- the rimP gene encoding ribosome maturation factor RimP: MSTSKIKTTVEEMVQPYLDEHGFELVDVEYVKEGSNWFLRVFVDKDGGIDIDDCGLISEYLSQKLDENDPIPTAYFLEVSSPGAERPLKKKEDVAKSVGKNVFVTVYEPINGLKEFEGKLESFDNEELVIQTVKKQHVIPYAKVASARLAIIF; the protein is encoded by the coding sequence TTGAGCACATCAAAGATTAAAACGACTGTGGAAGAAATGGTGCAGCCGTATTTGGACGAACACGGCTTTGAACTGGTAGATGTGGAATACGTTAAGGAAGGAAGCAACTGGTTCTTGCGCGTGTTTGTTGATAAAGACGGCGGCATTGACATTGACGATTGCGGTTTAATCAGTGAATACCTGAGCCAGAAGCTGGACGAGAACGATCCTATTCCGACAGCTTATTTTCTTGAAGTCTCTTCTCCTGGCGCGGAACGTCCCCTGAAGAAAAAAGAGGATGTTGCGAAGTCAGTCGGCAAGAACGTGTTTGTTACGGTATACGAGCCGATTAACGGGTTGAAAGAGTTTGAAGGCAAGCTGGAATCCTTCGATAACGAGGAGCTAGTCATTCAAACCGTCAAGAAGCAGCACGTGATTCCATATGCAAAAGTAGCCAGTGCCAGATTGGCCATCATTTTTTAA
- the infB gene encoding translation initiation factor IF-2 has protein sequence MSKQENKDNKLRVYEYAKSLNMSSKEIITILKRLNIPVNNHMSVMENDTVSKVEQFFKDIKSNAAAKRDSGDASRTENRKPAVSGANAAATVSNAKTEGTSASVSAEGNRNGQDGMRNSGQRAPGQQGQSQPKKQQEKQVGMNSRTNQNTQNTSGSQRPQGGQDTRRTQSGSAQGSQQNNRSQSSRPGGSTQTGSRPQGGGQGGARPQGNNQGGTRPQGSNNQGGARPQSKPGGTGGGFSGSNNNNSNNSNGQNRNSRNNNNNRSDSKRFDDNRQGGFRGNNRGGKNNRGRNQYNQQPPREKIDNTPKKIIVRGNMTVGETAKLLHKDASEVIKKLIFLGVMATINQELDIDTILLLAGEFGVEVEVKIPVEEDRFETVEENDAPEELKERPPVVTIMGHVDHGKTTLLDAIRSANVSSGEAGGITQHIGAYQVEINNKKITFLDTPGHEAFTAMRARGAQVTDMTIIVVAADDGVMPQTVEAINHAKAAGLPIIVAVNKIDKPDANPDKVKQELTEYELVPEEWGGDTIFVNVSAKQRMGLEDLLEMILLVAEVNEYKANPDKRARGTVIEAELDKGRGPVARILVQHGTLKVGDAFVAGNCFGRIRAMVNDKGRRLKEAGPSTPVEITGLTEVPGAGDPFMVFEDERKARNIADKRAITHRQSELNTNTRVTLDDLFQHIKDGEIKDLNVIIKGDVQGSVEALKGSLNKIEVEGVRVKILHSGAGAITESDIILAAASNAIVIGFNVRPDVQAKQTAEQEKVDIRLHRVIYNVIEEIEQAMKGMLDPEYKETVIGHAEVRSTFKVSKVGTIAGCMVTSGKITRNAEARLIRDGIVVHEGKIDSLKRFKDDAKEVAQGYECGITLVSYSDVKEGDVIEAFIMETVER, from the coding sequence TTGAGTAAACAGGAAAACAAAGACAATAAACTTCGAGTATACGAATATGCTAAATCGTTGAACATGAGCAGTAAAGAAATCATCACGATCCTCAAACGTTTGAACATTCCGGTCAATAACCATATGAGCGTAATGGAGAACGATACGGTGTCCAAGGTAGAGCAGTTTTTCAAAGATATCAAATCCAATGCAGCAGCCAAACGGGATAGTGGTGACGCTTCCCGAACCGAGAACCGTAAACCAGCGGTTTCCGGAGCCAATGCGGCTGCAACTGTATCCAATGCAAAAACAGAAGGCACTTCCGCTAGTGTAAGTGCCGAAGGCAACCGTAATGGGCAGGACGGTATGCGTAATTCAGGACAGAGAGCACCAGGACAACAAGGTCAAAGCCAGCCCAAAAAACAACAGGAAAAGCAGGTAGGTATGAATAGTAGAACGAATCAAAACACTCAGAACACTTCAGGTTCCCAGCGCCCCCAAGGAGGGCAGGATACCCGAAGAACTCAGTCTGGCTCCGCACAAGGAAGTCAGCAGAACAATCGTAGCCAATCATCCAGACCAGGCGGCAGCACGCAGACCGGATCACGTCCTCAGGGCGGAGGTCAAGGCGGCGCACGTCCGCAAGGCAATAATCAAGGTGGAACGCGTCCGCAGGGCAGCAACAACCAAGGCGGAGCGCGTCCACAGAGCAAGCCGGGTGGAACCGGAGGCGGTTTCTCAGGATCCAACAATAACAATAGCAATAACAGCAACGGCCAGAACCGCAATTCCAGAAACAACAATAACAATCGTTCAGACTCCAAACGTTTTGATGACAACCGTCAGGGAGGATTCCGTGGCAACAATCGCGGTGGAAAGAACAACCGCGGCCGGAATCAATATAATCAGCAGCCGCCTCGCGAGAAAATCGACAACACGCCGAAGAAAATTATCGTCCGTGGCAACATGACCGTCGGTGAAACGGCGAAGCTGCTTCATAAGGACGCTTCCGAAGTCATCAAGAAGCTGATTTTCCTCGGCGTGATGGCCACCATCAACCAGGAGCTGGATATCGATACGATTCTATTGCTCGCTGGTGAATTCGGTGTAGAAGTCGAAGTGAAAATTCCGGTAGAGGAAGATCGTTTTGAGACCGTTGAAGAAAACGATGCTCCTGAAGAACTGAAAGAGCGTCCACCAGTTGTTACTATTATGGGTCACGTCGACCACGGTAAAACGACGCTGCTTGATGCGATCCGTTCCGCGAACGTATCAAGTGGCGAAGCTGGCGGTATTACGCAGCATATCGGTGCTTACCAAGTCGAGATCAATAACAAGAAGATTACGTTCCTGGATACACCGGGTCACGAAGCGTTTACAGCCATGCGTGCCCGTGGTGCACAAGTAACGGACATGACGATCATCGTGGTTGCGGCTGACGACGGCGTAATGCCACAGACAGTCGAAGCGATTAACCATGCGAAAGCAGCAGGTTTGCCGATCATCGTTGCCGTGAACAAAATCGATAAACCGGATGCTAACCCGGATAAAGTTAAACAAGAATTGACGGAATACGAGTTAGTGCCTGAAGAGTGGGGCGGAGATACCATCTTTGTTAACGTTTCGGCGAAACAGCGGATGGGTCTGGAAGACTTGCTTGAAATGATTCTTCTGGTAGCAGAAGTGAATGAATACAAAGCAAATCCTGACAAACGCGCACGCGGTACCGTTATTGAGGCTGAGCTGGATAAAGGCAGAGGTCCGGTAGCACGCATTCTCGTTCAGCATGGTACATTGAAAGTGGGCGACGCCTTCGTAGCGGGCAACTGCTTTGGACGTATTCGTGCGATGGTGAACGATAAAGGCCGTCGATTAAAAGAAGCGGGTCCTTCAACACCAGTTGAAATTACCGGTTTGACTGAAGTTCCAGGTGCCGGCGATCCGTTTATGGTGTTTGAGGATGAGCGTAAAGCGCGTAATATCGCTGATAAGCGTGCGATTACCCATCGTCAATCCGAGTTGAACACGAATACTCGCGTGACGCTGGATGACCTGTTCCAACACATTAAGGACGGCGAGATCAAAGATCTTAACGTGATTATCAAAGGTGACGTACAAGGTTCTGTTGAGGCACTGAAAGGTTCCTTGAACAAAATCGAAGTGGAAGGCGTTCGCGTCAAAATTCTCCACAGCGGTGCCGGGGCGATCACGGAGTCCGATATTATTTTGGCAGCTGCCTCCAACGCGATTGTTATCGGCTTTAACGTTCGTCCGGACGTCCAAGCGAAACAAACCGCCGAGCAGGAAAAGGTTGATATTCGTCTGCACCGTGTAATATATAATGTAATCGAGGAAATTGAGCAAGCTATGAAGGGGATGCTCGATCCGGAGTACAAAGAAACCGTGATCGGTCATGCGGAAGTCCGCAGCACCTTTAAAGTGAGCAAAGTGGGTACGATTGCAGGATGTATGGTGACATCCGGTAAAATTACGCGTAACGCAGAAGCTCGCTTGATCCGTGACGGCATTGTCGTTCATGAAGGCAAGATCGATTCCCTCAAGCGCTTTAAAGATGACGCTAAAGAAGTGGCACAAGGTTATGAGTGTGGTATTACCTTGGTAAGCTATAGCGACGTCAAAGAAGGAGACGTAATCGAAGCCTTCATCATGGAGACAGTAGAGCGCTAA